One Ignavibacterium album JCM 16511 genomic region harbors:
- a CDS encoding single-stranded DNA-binding protein: MAELKMPEINYVIVAGNLTKDPVFRETTNGTPVVNFSIASNRKFKDSSNQWQEDVCYVGVVAWNKLAESCRDRLKKGSAVLVDGELQSRSWKSEDGHNRSIVEIKARRIQFLNKRLIGTENGTLKEDEVTSVSEDDNDYTEDSFDKFLSDEESNLIKQSGTESKDEKGN, from the coding sequence ATGGCTGAATTGAAAATGCCTGAAATAAATTATGTTATTGTTGCAGGAAATCTTACTAAAGATCCTGTCTTCAGAGAAACAACTAACGGAACACCCGTTGTTAATTTCTCTATCGCATCAAACAGAAAGTTCAAAGACAGCTCAAACCAATGGCAGGAAGATGTTTGCTATGTTGGTGTTGTTGCCTGGAATAAACTTGCTGAAAGTTGCAGAGACAGACTTAAGAAAGGTTCTGCTGTACTTGTTGATGGTGAACTTCAGAGCAGAAGCTGGAAATCTGAAGACGGGCATAACAGAAGTATTGTTGAAATTAAAGCTAGAAGAATTCAATTCTTGAATAAAAGATTAATCGGAACCGAAAACGGTACACTTAAAGAAGATGAAGTTACCAGTGTAAGTGAGGATGATAATGATTATACAGAAGATTCATTTGATAAATTTTTATCAGATGAAGAGTCAAACTTAATTAAACAATCAGGAACGGAATCAAAAGATGAAAAAGGAAATTAA
- the rpsR gene encoding 30S ribosomal protein S18 — MKKEIKVKKTCRFTEAGIKYIDYKDVKLLQKFITEQGKIIPKRITGTSSKYQRQLAIAIKRARHMALLPYVADTVR, encoded by the coding sequence ATGAAAAAGGAAATTAAAGTAAAAAAAACCTGCCGCTTTACTGAAGCAGGTATTAAATACATCGATTATAAAGATGTCAAACTGCTTCAGAAATTTATAACTGAGCAGGGTAAAATTATTCCTAAAAGAATTACTGGTACCAGTTCCAAATATCAAAGACAACTGGCAATTGCTATTAAGCGAGCCAGACATATGGCTTTGTTGCCTTATGTTGCTGACACTGTAAGGTAA
- the rpsF gene encoding 30S ribosomal protein S6, with the protein MKAGVYESAILINAALEDNQIENVINRVKEFITTNGGQIRDFENWGRKRLAYPVEKSKIGYYTIFRFDAPGSIISKLERFYNLDEHILRYLTIKLSKEALEQIEKNKSQSVSIKEDSIPEAEVNLQVEEDEEENEDNDKN; encoded by the coding sequence ATGAAAGCAGGTGTATACGAGAGTGCAATTTTAATTAACGCTGCACTCGAAGATAATCAAATCGAAAATGTCATAAATCGCGTTAAGGAGTTCATTACCACAAACGGTGGACAAATTCGTGATTTTGAAAATTGGGGAAGAAAAAGACTTGCTTATCCGGTCGAAAAAAGTAAGATTGGTTATTATACAATCTTCAGGTTTGATGCACCGGGAAGCATAATTTCCAAGCTCGAAAGATTTTATAATCTCGATGAGCATATACTTCGTTACCTTACCATCAAACTTAGTAAGGAAGCTCTCGAACAAATCGAAAAAAATAAATCCCAAAGTGTTTCCATTAAAGAAGATTCAATTCCTGAAGCTGAAGTAAATCTTCAGGTTGAGGAAGATGAAGAAGAAAATGAAGATAACGATAAAAATTAA
- the rplI gene encoding 50S ribosomal protein L9, with protein MKVILRQNIDKLGKIGQIVDVKDGYALNYLIPKGFAYVAVKGNVKALEEEKKVVEKRNQQELKAAETLASELEKISVTIPVQVGEEDKIFGSVTTQMIADALKEKGHDIDKRKIEMEEQIKTLGIYNVNIKLHPSVNAKIKVWVVRE; from the coding sequence ATGAAAGTAATTTTAAGACAAAATATTGATAAGCTTGGCAAAATCGGACAGATTGTTGATGTTAAAGACGGTTATGCCTTAAACTATCTTATTCCAAAAGGATTTGCTTATGTTGCTGTTAAAGGCAATGTCAAAGCACTAGAGGAAGAAAAGAAAGTAGTTGAAAAAAGAAATCAGCAGGAACTTAAAGCTGCTGAAACTCTTGCTTCTGAACTGGAAAAAATTTCAGTTACCATACCTGTTCAGGTTGGCGAGGAAGATAAGATTTTCGGAAGTGTGACTACTCAAATGATTGCCGATGCGTTGAAAGAAAAAGGTCACGATATTGATAAACGGAAAATTGAAATGGAAGAACAAATCAAAACACTCGGAATTTATAATGTAAATATTAAACTACATCCAAGTGTAAATGCTAAAATTAAAGTTTGGGTTGTAAGAGAATAG